A region from the Lolium perenne isolate Kyuss_39 chromosome 4, Kyuss_2.0, whole genome shotgun sequence genome encodes:
- the LOC127292453 gene encoding casein kinase 1-like protein HD16 isoform X2 encodes MFGIHKDRRCHFKWLLVLPLRPYQFLRRFTPKASNWKCKRGSSSVHVQYDQRPDIFRGTIRYASVHAHLGRTSSRRDDLESLAYTLILLLRGRLPWEDCQGDNQSFVVCKKKMETSPEMLSSSCPAPFKHFLEMVTTMKFDEEPKYRQLVSLFDDLIEGPASLRPIRIDGPLQGGHKRGRMDVNLEENEQSIKKVRLGSPATQWISVYNARRPIKQRYHCNVADSRMHQHIQKGNEDGLFISCVASSENLWAVVMDAGTGFANQVIKLSQKFLDKDWIMERWDNNFYITAIAGAANGSSLVVMSKGTPYTQQGYKVSEHFPYKWINKRWKEGFHVTCMGTAGNRWGVVMSRNTCYSDQVVELDFQYPSEGLHQRYGAGYRITSCAATPDQAAFILSMTKKPKMKPMDETLLTSDFPSKHIKEQWEKNMYIAAICHGRTTC; translated from the exons ATGTTTGGTATTCACAAGGACAGAC GATGTCATTTCAAATGGTTGCTTGTATTGCCGTTGAGGCCATATCAATTCTTGCGAAGATTCACTCCAAAGG CATCCAACTGGAAATGCAAAAGAGGATCATCCAGTGTGCATGTTCAGTATGATCAGAGGCCAGACATATTTAG GGGAACAATTAGATATGCTAGCGTTCATGCTCATTTAGGTCGTACAAGCAGTAGGAGGGATGATTTGGAGTCACTAGCATACACCCTTATATTGTTATTACGAGGACGCTTGCCATGGGAAGACTGTCAG GGAGATAACCAGAGCTTTGTTGTTTGTAAGAAGAAAATGGAGACATCTCCAGAGATGCTCTCTagctcctgtccagctccattcaAACATTTTCTTGAGATGGTTACTACTATGAAATTTGATGAAGAGCCAAAGTACCGACAACTTGTTTCTCTCTTTGATGATTTGATTGAAGGACCTGCTTCTTTAAGACCCATCAGGATCGATGGACCTCTACAG GGTGGACATAAACGTGGAAGAATGGACGTAAATCTTGAAGAAAATGAGCAGTCTATAAAAAAAGTTCGGTTGGGGAGTCCAGCAACTCAATGGATTTCGGTTTATAATGCTAGGCGGCCCATAAAGCAGCG CTACCACTGTAATGTAGCTGATTCAAGGATGCACCAACATATACAAAAAGGTAATGAAGATGGCTTATTCATTAGTTGTGTAGCTTCTTCAGAAAATTTGTGGGCTGTTGTCATGGATGCTGGTACCGGCTTTGCTAATCAAGTTATCAAGCTTTCGCAAAAGTTCCTGGACAAG GATTGGATAATGGAGAGGTGGGATAATAACTTTTACATAACAGCAATAGCTGGGGCAGCAAATGGAAGTTCATTGGTTGTAATGTCCAAAG GAACTCCATATACACAGCAGGGATACAAAGTGAGTGAACATTTTCCATATAAGTGGATCAATAAAAGGTGGAAAGAAGGTTTTCATGTAACATGTATGGGAACTGCTGGGAATCGTTGGGGAGTTGTCATGTCGAGGAACACGTGCTACTCTGACCAG GTTGTTGAGTTAGATTTTCAGTATCCAAGTGAAGGACTCCATCAGCGATATGGCGCTGGTTACAGAATTACCTCGTGTGCAGCCACGCCTGACCAAGCTGCTTTTATCCTGAGCATGACCAAGAAGCCAAAGATGAAACCTATGGACGAAACTCTTCTAACTTCTGATTTCCCCAGCAAGCATATAAAG GAACAATGGGAAAAGAACATGTACATCGCCGCGATCTGCCATGGGCGAACCACATGTTGA
- the LOC127292453 gene encoding casein kinase 1-like protein HD16 isoform X1 encodes MALAADPTLVSTPPDDTLRGHSALFLPSLVPFPSSTTSEAAGHVIPLFCPRSAACCSLLSALHHAAAPAPSSTRLHQCRPPTAHHPAAISHRPGLLLHHVTSPLMNPSLPTRCALMEAAAILFSMRHPGAVPPGEVPARPDIDLNRAASDDEGGGGAADHSTTDGGATAADGSAPAVHGHSATKALPEMVLHNQNGNVDPRGSAGIRGSSAEGRASKPRGRAGRRGGAAKGTGRPPSKPTAKGFRVPVGVQTDLPQQDLPGEAAGPSRVQQDHGLSKERQSEAMIRPLLQRAVNHSVICATDRTESPASKPKANEPNDLPQAIAEDAQETAVPPVPERVEVGDSAIYVTGRKLGNGSSCKVYVGRRLGMPTGGYKGLNAMEVALKFEHRRNQAGSCDPPLEWQAYQTLNGCYGIPPVYYKGCQGDYYILIMAMLGPTLWDVWYSQGQTMSFQMVACIAVEAISILAKIHSKGLVHGNVKPDNFLFGQRGSAHEKKLFLTSFGSASNWKCKRGSSSVHVQYDQRPDIFRGTIRYASVHAHLGRTSSRRDDLESLAYTLILLLRGRLPWEDCQGDNQSFVVCKKKMETSPEMLSSSCPAPFKHFLEMVTTMKFDEEPKYRQLVSLFDDLIEGPASLRPIRIDGPLQGGHKRGRMDVNLEENEQSIKKVRLGSPATQWISVYNARRPIKQRYHCNVADSRMHQHIQKGNEDGLFISCVASSENLWAVVMDAGTGFANQVIKLSQKFLDKDWIMERWDNNFYITAIAGAANGSSLVVMSKGTPYTQQGYKVSEHFPYKWINKRWKEGFHVTCMGTAGNRWGVVMSRNTCYSDQVVELDFQYPSEGLHQRYGAGYRITSCAATPDQAAFILSMTKKPKMKPMDETLLTSDFPSKHIKEQWEKNMYIAAICHGRTTC; translated from the exons ATGGCTCTAGCAGCAGATCCAACCCTTGTCTCCACTCCACCCGACGACACCCTACGCGGCCACAGTGCGCTGTTCCTTCCTTCCCTAGTTCCGTTCCCTTCGTCCACAACTTCCGAGGCGGCCGGTCATGTCATCCCCCTCTTTTGCCCCCGCTCCGCCGCCTGCTGCTCTCTGCTGTCTGCTCTGCATCACGCTGCAGCTCCTGCTCCCTCGTCGACGCGCCTCCATCAATGCCGCCCTCCCACCGCCCACCACCCAGCCGCTATATCCCACCGCCcaggcctcctcctccaccatgtCACCTCCCCGCTCATGAACCCCTCTCTGCCGACCCGGTGCGCTCTCATGGAGGCTGCCGCCATTCTTTTCTCCATGCGCCACCCCGGCGCCGTGCCGCCTGGCGAGGTTCCCGCGCGGCCGGACATTGATTTGAACAGGGCGGCtagcgacgacgagggcggcggcggggcggccGATCACTCGACAACGGACGGCGGTGCAACTGCCGCCGACGGATCCGCACCGGCTGTACATGGCCATTCCGCCACGAAAGCGCTGCCTGAAATG GTTCTGCACAATCAAAATGGCAATGTGGATCCACGGGGGAGTGCTGGAATTCGTGGCAGCTCTGCCGAAGGAAGAGCTTCCAAGCCACGGGGGAGGGCTGGAAGGCGTGGTGGCGCTGCCAAGGGAACAGGAAGGCCGCCGTCCAAGCCTACAGCCAAGGGGTTCAGGGTTCCAGTTGGTGTGCAGACTGACCTGCCTCAACAGGACCTCCCTGGAGAGGCAGCCGGTCCAAGCAGAGTCCAGCAAGACCACGGTCTGAGCAAGGAACGTCAGAGTGAAGCTATGATAAGGCCACTGCTTCAGAGG GCTGTTAATCATTCTGTTATATGCGCCACTGACCGAACTGAAAGCCCAGCTTCGAAGCCTAAAGCAAATGAGCCAAATGACCTCCCACAAGCTATCGCTGAAGACGCCCAAGAAACGGCAGTACCGCCGGTGCCGGAGAGG GTTGAAGTTGGTGATTCCGCAATATATGTAACTGGTAGGAAGTTAGGTAACGGTAGCTCTTGCAAGGTCTATGTTGGCAGACGACTAGGTATGCCTACTGGAGGCTATAAGGGTCTAAATGCAATGGAG GTTGCACTAAAATTTGAGCATCGGAGGAACCAAGCAGGTAGCTGTGACCCCCCACTTGAGTGGCAAGCCTATCA GACTCTCAATGGTTGTTATGGCATACCTCCGGTATACTACAAGGGTTGCCAAGGAGACTACTACATTCTT ATAATGGCTATGCTTGGTCCTACCCTCTGGGATGTTTGGTATTCACAAGGACAGAC GATGTCATTTCAAATGGTTGCTTGTATTGCCGTTGAGGCCATATCAATTCTTGCGAAGATTCACTCCAAAGG CCTTGTACATGGTAATGTAAAACCTGATAACTTTTTGTTTGGTCAACGTGGATCTGCTCATGAAAAGAAGCTTTTTCTGACTAGTTTTGGTTCAG CATCCAACTGGAAATGCAAAAGAGGATCATCCAGTGTGCATGTTCAGTATGATCAGAGGCCAGACATATTTAG GGGAACAATTAGATATGCTAGCGTTCATGCTCATTTAGGTCGTACAAGCAGTAGGAGGGATGATTTGGAGTCACTAGCATACACCCTTATATTGTTATTACGAGGACGCTTGCCATGGGAAGACTGTCAG GGAGATAACCAGAGCTTTGTTGTTTGTAAGAAGAAAATGGAGACATCTCCAGAGATGCTCTCTagctcctgtccagctccattcaAACATTTTCTTGAGATGGTTACTACTATGAAATTTGATGAAGAGCCAAAGTACCGACAACTTGTTTCTCTCTTTGATGATTTGATTGAAGGACCTGCTTCTTTAAGACCCATCAGGATCGATGGACCTCTACAG GGTGGACATAAACGTGGAAGAATGGACGTAAATCTTGAAGAAAATGAGCAGTCTATAAAAAAAGTTCGGTTGGGGAGTCCAGCAACTCAATGGATTTCGGTTTATAATGCTAGGCGGCCCATAAAGCAGCG CTACCACTGTAATGTAGCTGATTCAAGGATGCACCAACATATACAAAAAGGTAATGAAGATGGCTTATTCATTAGTTGTGTAGCTTCTTCAGAAAATTTGTGGGCTGTTGTCATGGATGCTGGTACCGGCTTTGCTAATCAAGTTATCAAGCTTTCGCAAAAGTTCCTGGACAAG GATTGGATAATGGAGAGGTGGGATAATAACTTTTACATAACAGCAATAGCTGGGGCAGCAAATGGAAGTTCATTGGTTGTAATGTCCAAAG GAACTCCATATACACAGCAGGGATACAAAGTGAGTGAACATTTTCCATATAAGTGGATCAATAAAAGGTGGAAAGAAGGTTTTCATGTAACATGTATGGGAACTGCTGGGAATCGTTGGGGAGTTGTCATGTCGAGGAACACGTGCTACTCTGACCAG GTTGTTGAGTTAGATTTTCAGTATCCAAGTGAAGGACTCCATCAGCGATATGGCGCTGGTTACAGAATTACCTCGTGTGCAGCCACGCCTGACCAAGCTGCTTTTATCCTGAGCATGACCAAGAAGCCAAAGATGAAACCTATGGACGAAACTCTTCTAACTTCTGATTTCCCCAGCAAGCATATAAAG GAACAATGGGAAAAGAACATGTACATCGCCGCGATCTGCCATGGGCGAACCACATGTTGA
- the LOC127292453 gene encoding casein kinase 1-like protein HD16 isoform X3, with amino-acid sequence METSPEMLSSSCPAPFKHFLEMVTTMKFDEEPKYRQLVSLFDDLIEGPASLRPIRIDGPLQGGHKRGRMDVNLEENEQSIKKVRLGSPATQWISVYNARRPIKQRYHCNVADSRMHQHIQKGNEDGLFISCVASSENLWAVVMDAGTGFANQVIKLSQKFLDKDWIMERWDNNFYITAIAGAANGSSLVVMSKGTPYTQQGYKVSEHFPYKWINKRWKEGFHVTCMGTAGNRWGVVMSRNTCYSDQVVELDFQYPSEGLHQRYGAGYRITSCAATPDQAAFILSMTKKPKMKPMDETLLTSDFPSKHIKEQWEKNMYIAAICHGRTTC; translated from the exons ATGGAGACATCTCCAGAGATGCTCTCTagctcctgtccagctccattcaAACATTTTCTTGAGATGGTTACTACTATGAAATTTGATGAAGAGCCAAAGTACCGACAACTTGTTTCTCTCTTTGATGATTTGATTGAAGGACCTGCTTCTTTAAGACCCATCAGGATCGATGGACCTCTACAG GGTGGACATAAACGTGGAAGAATGGACGTAAATCTTGAAGAAAATGAGCAGTCTATAAAAAAAGTTCGGTTGGGGAGTCCAGCAACTCAATGGATTTCGGTTTATAATGCTAGGCGGCCCATAAAGCAGCG CTACCACTGTAATGTAGCTGATTCAAGGATGCACCAACATATACAAAAAGGTAATGAAGATGGCTTATTCATTAGTTGTGTAGCTTCTTCAGAAAATTTGTGGGCTGTTGTCATGGATGCTGGTACCGGCTTTGCTAATCAAGTTATCAAGCTTTCGCAAAAGTTCCTGGACAAG GATTGGATAATGGAGAGGTGGGATAATAACTTTTACATAACAGCAATAGCTGGGGCAGCAAATGGAAGTTCATTGGTTGTAATGTCCAAAG GAACTCCATATACACAGCAGGGATACAAAGTGAGTGAACATTTTCCATATAAGTGGATCAATAAAAGGTGGAAAGAAGGTTTTCATGTAACATGTATGGGAACTGCTGGGAATCGTTGGGGAGTTGTCATGTCGAGGAACACGTGCTACTCTGACCAG GTTGTTGAGTTAGATTTTCAGTATCCAAGTGAAGGACTCCATCAGCGATATGGCGCTGGTTACAGAATTACCTCGTGTGCAGCCACGCCTGACCAAGCTGCTTTTATCCTGAGCATGACCAAGAAGCCAAAGATGAAACCTATGGACGAAACTCTTCTAACTTCTGATTTCCCCAGCAAGCATATAAAG GAACAATGGGAAAAGAACATGTACATCGCCGCGATCTGCCATGGGCGAACCACATGTTGA